A stretch of DNA from Oreochromis aureus strain Israel breed Guangdong linkage group 10, ZZ_aureus, whole genome shotgun sequence:
TGATGTACTATCCAGGGTTTCATTCCCCCTCCGCTGCTATCAGCACACCAACACTTTAACTGACCGAAGCCTGAACACTCTGAGGGAGGCTGTCAAACCGTTACCATTACTGAGTTTTAGTAATGGTAAGGGTTCTACGGCCTTCTCTCGATGTCATCTAGACCGGAAGGACCAACGGGAGGAATCGCTGGAGACTGATGTGTCATTCACGAGCTCCTGGCggatatttccttttttttttaataataggTGCATATGAAATAAAGCAGATGGTTCTTAAATAAGCTtctcattgtttttttgttcatctCGGTGCAGCATATCAGCACTTTAAACTGATTGTGTTTGAGGGATTGCTTTCCTTCCCTGGCTGACGTGCATCGGTTTAAATATTTTCCAACTGCTGTCGGCTTGTCAAAGTGGCGATCTCTGCTGTGCAACGGGCTTGCCTAATCACTGGGATGCAGCCGTTGTAGAGAGCAGGGGGAGCTTGAGGGGCTGACACAGCTTCTGAGAGACATTCAAggcctctccctccctccccttttccCTCCCTCTGCGCCTCCCCTGCTTAAGGCCACTAGCTGGTTATTCATCAAGATGCCCCGGATAGAGTAACCGTCAAGTTAAATCACAGGCAGCAGGAATGAATCTAATCACCATTATCTGACCCATTTTAGCATCAGGTTAGTGCTCCATTTTGCCATCCATTAGGGAGACAATTCAGCCCTCAGGGGCAGAGCTGGGCTTTATAAGAGCCAAAAaagcagagggagggagaagTGGGAAGCAGAGCAgggaggtgggggtgggggtggggtggggggggagaaagaagcagaacaaaaAAGTGATAGTTGCAGGGATGGATGGCAACACTTCAAAGGCAGTGGAGGAGGCTAAAGTGATGTGGGAGTGGAGGGAACAGGGTTGGATGGTAGATCAGGGACATTTGAGTGAACATGACTGCGCAGGTCCCGCTTCAGTTTATCTACAGCCCGTGTTTGCACGAGGCGCCCGCCAAGTAAAAAGCTCTGAGAGCCAAAGATAAACCATCGGCTTTTTCACAGCTCGCCAAACCTGCTCAGCCATGAGCACACTGTCAAACTTGTGTCAAAACACTCATTTGATGGGAATCTATGTCATGTTTGTTACTGAAAATATATCAGtgcttaataaaaagaaaaaaaaaaaacacaaattcgggggggggggttctgtGGCTTGTGTAAGCTGCATTTAATCAACACTTTTTTTGCAGAAAAACTAAGGGGCTCTTTGCACTTCAACATCACTCTGTGAACCGCATTCTGTAACATCTCTATGTAAAAGCTTTAATAATGCACGAGATGAAAGGAGGCTGCAAAAGTCACAATTTATAGTACAATTCCTCTTCTTCAGAGAGGTGTCAGGTCAAAGGAGTTCTGGGTCTAGAATATTTTATATGTTAAGTCACAGCTCCATATCAAACTCATGATGAGAGGTCTGTCCTTTTCTCTTCCTATTGCAAGTCCTTCAtccattttcactttttcagcTTAACTGAGAGCTTCAACCTGACTTCCCTCAGGTACACTCTGCTCAGGTCCTCGCTCGCTTCTCGTGCGATCCGTGCTACCATCTGTCCAGCTGTGCCGATCACCATCCTCTACACACAcaatagaaacagaaacattagcATCAGGCACCACTGAGCACATGaaaggttttatttcatttagagAAAAATAGTTTCCTTCAGGAAAAGTTTAGACGAGCATCATAACCTCAGCATCATATCAAAACTGCAGGAAAACGAACTTGGCAAAGATGAAACATTTGCGATTAAAGATGTTGATTATTTATATCTTTATATCGTTACCTTATTTGATTAAAACCTCTATAAATCAGTCAGTGTCCTTTATATCTCTGGTCTTTGTTTCCACCCATGTATGGTTGCATGCATGGGTAAAAAGTAGCTTTGTGTCAGGAAAAACACTAAATTCAGTGTTTACTGGTCAGTTACTGATTCGAGTGCTACCTCCACATTTCTTGAATCATTCCTGTGTGACATGCAAACTGTAAAGAACAGCGATGATCTGCATAACTATTCTTGGAGGTCACCGACCTTGAAACATTTTCGGCACAACAGACGTAGCTTCAAATATTCTCTGTCGTTAAAAATGCATGGCTTAGAAAGGCTGCTCAAATATTTATGAGTTAAAAACACAAGGAAAAAGAATTTTTGGAGAAATACCAGAAGCCATCAGAGAGGCTACAGGTGTCATTAAGAGAGGAAAAGATTTCTCTTCTTTCAGCCCAGCAGCCACTGACACTTCAGAATGGCAGCCTATCATTAAATTACATATCCACACACAGAAGGGGAAATAAAGAGTTGATCCTAGTAGTGGGCAGCACAACTGCAGTCACCCCTTTGACCCAAAGTTGGATAAAGTGTTAAGAAAACAGATGGATGGCTGTCCTGGCTATGTGATTATATGGGTACTGCAGTAGATGTAGTCACACCACTACACACAAAAGTACTTTCAAGGAATTGACTTCCCATCAATACTCAAAATATGCAATTCTTGCAAAAGCATGCCAAagcaattgaattttatttacacagcgccacATCTCAAcatcagttgcctcaaggtgctttatattgtaaggtagaccctacaataatacacacagagaaaaaaccaacaatcatttgagcccctatgagcaagcactgtggcaaaagtgggaagaaaaaactctctgttaacaggaagaaacctcaaagCATGTCAACTGGATTCAAGTCCACACTTTGACTAAAccactccaaaaccttcattttgttttttgctttttgagaCATTTAGAGGTGAACTATGGCAAATTATCCAGCTGTTGAAGCAGAAAAGTGGCCCCAGACACATCACACTACCGCCACCATGTTTGATTGTTGGTGTGaggttctttttatgaaatactGTATTAGTTTTACACTAGATGTACACTGATTTCAAACAACTACATGGACATACAGCACGTTTACGGCTGTCTCATTTGGTGTGGAGGCTAAATACAGCACTTCACTAACACAGATGCACGTGATAAAAGCCCAATAATGAGTGAGAATGCTTACCATGTgggtttctttctttgtgtaaaGTTTCACAGAAATATCAAGCTCTCCATCTTCTCCATCTTGCCAGAGTTCAACAGACTAAAAATAGAGACATTTTAATCTTAGAAATGTATTCTTCACACATCAGGcgaataaagtttttaaaaatggcagTAAAGTCAAAGCAAGAGGTGTGGCTGCTAGATTTGAGCAGATAATAGATTCTGTGCGGAGAGAAACTCATGTCACATAACTCCAAGAGCTGCTAATAACTGATCAAGCCCACAGTACGCCTTTGACATGGTTGTGTGATTGTATAATGACAGATTGTATAATGATGTATTCAAAAATGACCCTCAGGGTTTTCAGAAGCAGCAACAAACAGCTGCATCAAGCACATGTCAACATGTAGAATGGAGGCAAGTATGAAGGGCTTTAAATAGGCTTTAATCTGTGCAGCCAGATGTGACGAGTGCAGTTTGCTGTCAGCTTACGGTCACATGTGACTTCAGAGAGTTCACTGGTTCATTAGTCACCTGTGTCATTGAATAGGGCACTTCCTGGGGCAGATACTCCAGAAGCTTCTCTCTGATGATGTTAGTGCAGACCTCCTCTGGACTTTGGTCAGTCAGGACTTCACTGTGATATTGCCATGATCCTGGCTTGGCAGCAACCATGAAGTAGCTCTTTAAGAACAGATAAACCAGAACACAGCTAATTTATGTAAGAAATAATGTTATACCACATGAACATTACAGTGTATCTTAATGTGGTCATATAACATTTACCTTCAGAGTGTCCACGTCCTCTCTGTCCACTGACGACAGCATGAACACGTCCTTGAAATGAGGCCAGCCCTGCTGGTTTCTCAGTGTCTTCAGCTGTTCTTTGCTCAGCGCAGAGGTCGGCTCACTCCCATCCTCGGGTGCTGCGTTTTCCTCGTCCTCTGAAGCCCTTTCTGACCTTTTCTCTGCCCACGGGGGCTTGATCACTGGCCTGATCCGCATTTTGCGTCCATTCACCACTCCACACGTCAACTGAGCCGTGATATCCAGCAGTCTATCTTTAGCCTTCACGAGGTCCACcttaaaggaaaagaaaatatgcAAACATTATCGCCTTTTCATGCAGGAACTATTTTCTTCATACCATCACGGTGATGGAAACTGTAAAGGCAGCCACATGCACACTTGCTTTGCTTGGCAGTTGTTGCTCTGTAGAAAGAAAGTAGTTCCTACATCCAACTCCGACAACACTTGAAAAGTcaattaaaacttttaattCTTGCAGTAAAAGAGCATTCTATCGATTATTTAATTGAGTAATTGGGTAAAAATACTTTTGAGCAATAATAAATactcaaaagagaaaaacatagctcttttaaaatgaactgctcACTGGTTTCTATTTTAGACTTAAGTGTTTTAATACTTGCATACAGTATCTATAAAAAAGTAAAGCATTTATGTATTTACCTGCCATATTAAaatcatattaaaaacaatcttagatgcaaaaataaataaataatcataagtaatgtaaaataaaattaggTATACATGCAAGCTAAGCTaaaccaaaaaacataaaaacaaaaaacatgaacataGCCATTCACCCTGCTTACACAAGCAGGAGGTAAAAAGATTTGACAGTTTTTTATCTCCCGGATGAGGTAGATTTGatatctgtttttgtgtgtgtgtgtatattatatattatattaactAAACTAAATTGAACTAAATCTGCAAAACAGTGTTACTAAAGTCTTGAAATAAATATGGTCTCGTACACCCCATGCCCCCCTTTAGACTCACCCCTGCTTATGTACACTTTAACTTTTGTAGCTTTACTTCAGATATTCTCTGTGTAAAACAATCAGCGGAGGATGAGAGCAGCTACAAAGCTCGCTTTTCTTCACATTGGAGCTTGTTGAACAGGCGGTTTGGTTAAGGACTCACGCGAGCTTTTTCCCAGTAAAGGACTTTATGGCAATTACAGTAACAAGCGGTGCTATTTTGTACACTAGAAAACCCTTTTCTTTCACTCCACCTGAGCTCACGGTCTCCGTAACAGCTCCACCTCTTTGCTCCAACTGAGTGCTACAGAATCGTGGATTACACAAAGcaccaaacaaaaaactttgcattgagGATTTTCTATTATTGAGTTATTTGAATTAATGAATCACTGCAGTGGGATTCACTGCAATGAATCCCATATTATTCCTTACTGTGGACAAACCTAATGAAAGGAACAAAGCTGTAGCATAAACATGTATTGGCAGCAATATTGTACTTAGTGACCTTTCCCTGCTGCTGTAAAttctcatattttcttttttcatcatCCTGTGGGGTTTGGGATGGAAGGCCACTGACATGATTCTGAAACTACAAACTACTGTGAGATGAACTGATTTGGGGCTCTTTATTTGATTTGTTGACAGTGacacaaacactgaatgatGCCAGCTTTAGCTTTTAGCTTcaacaataataatgaattagGATGTTATAAGCATAGGCAAAAAAGTGCTTCTTGTAAAGTGTACAGTACATTAACTGCTGGTATCCCTGCAAATACTGCTGATAACACTTGTTTTAAATAGTTATAAACAAGCAGGTGAGGTGGTATAACTACAGTTATTACTAAGTACTTGTCAAGAGGTTGCAATATGAGGCACTCATACAAGAGAAAGGCTACATTACTACATAAGCTTTTATCAATCAGATTTCTTCCTGCCTTGTagtttctgcttttataaatCATGCGAAACATGCACCAGCAAAAAGTACCTTATTCAGGACTAGGACTGCTGGAATATCTGGGTGCTGGGCCAGGCATTTCAGCACCTCAAAGTCAAGCCTGCTGGACATCCATTTGTCTGCCACATCCACCATGACTACCACTGGAAATGTAATTATAAGCATTTAAAGGGGAGCACTGAGCACCACTGTTCACATTAGATCATcacaaagaataataaaaaaaatagagattGCTCAATTGTGGTTAATAAATGACCCAGAGTGAATATATCATACTTAGGTCAGCTTCTTTGACCGTGTTCCAGGGATCCACAAGCAAAGACTTCTCCAGCTGGTGTCTGTGAAGACAGAATTTTTTCATGTATTACACAGCAGAATAAAACCAGAGGGAGACAGACAGACTTGAGTAATATCTAAATGGGAAAAGCACCTTTTGACCTTTGATGGAGTAGTGAGACCAGGAGTATCAAGCAAgatctacaaaaaacaaacaatttattGACGAAGGCATATGACTTCTGAGCAACATTCCTGGATTAAAACAGAAAGGAAGCAAAAAGGTTCGTACTATCTGTGTGTATTCCTCTGTTAGGACACCCAGTGCACGTGACCGTGTAGTGTGTACTTTCTTGGACACGGCAAACACCTTTAAGACAAGATTACAGATTTTAGAAGGTGAGCAATACGACAAATATTTTACAgaataaagatttttaaaaaagaaagacaaaaacctTTCTGCCAAGGAGCTGATTGGACAATGTGGATTTCCCAGCATTTGGGGCACCTATTATTGCCACTTTCAAAACCTTTGAGTTTTCAGGTTGATCTGGATGTTTCAGTAACAGAGACAACTGTTCACCTAAAAAGACACAACACTAAACATTAGACAGACCATAAACATGAGTCTGACATCGGAAACAACATGAGATCAGATTGACAGAAGGATGACATGTGCAATTTAGGGGAAAAGGCTGAGTTGGAATGATCAGGCAAATTTAGAGATGTAAATCTCTGAAGCAGTGGTCTGGTTACCGCTGTCTGGCGGAACTGAGGCTGGAAGGCGATAAATGTTGCCGTCTGCCTCTGCTGCTTTGCCTTTCATCAGTCTGCTGAGAAATGCCTCTGATGTAATAAAACAAGCAGGAGTGAAGATAAATCCATTCCCCCCTCCACGGCTGCGGGCAGCATTTCCTGTAAAGACATCAAAATCTCCATCACTTCGCTGCCAGGAGGCCCGCAAGGTGACTGACTGATTATTCTTACTGGGATGTTAATATGACACAGCATAGTGACGCATTCAGATTTTCTTTGTCCAAACCCCCTCCTGCCTCCCCCAAAGAAACAGTTCACAAAATAAGCCATACATCATCACATAACTCCAAgaattttgtgctgttttacccCCAAAACTGCAGCTTTTGAAAGTCATTTTGGATAACAAGTACTGTTATGGAGAAATGTGTTAACAAGcaatttgtttttacttttgcagAGAATTTTGAGCCTTAGTGGAGGTATAAAGTCTCAGGCTGCTCCTGTTAGCACTGTGCAGGAGAGAAATGATTCACTTTATCTAGCAAATATAAATGTAATCAATTTATGATTTAAACTACTTTTAAAATCAGCTTTCCAAAAGTTTAATAAGAAAGGACTTTAATAGTAAGAGGAGAGCAAAATGCTGAGGAAAAGCCACAGACAGAAACACGTCTGCTTCCTTCAGCTGCTAAAGGAACACTTAGGAAACACATCAGATCACaattgggaaaaaaacatgctggATATCTTTACTGAGATGGACTGGGTAATGTGTTTCATGTGATGAACTCACAGGAGcccaaaaatcaaagtgaaaaaatgatgcTGCAGTACTCAGTAGTTTGTATGGTCCCTGTCCTGGGGGTTGTTTCCTCTTGAGCTGGACCAGGGCATCACCGGGCTCCTGGACAGTATGAGGTGCAACCTGGTGGTGTCGGATGGACCGAAACATAATGTCCCACAGGTGTTCtattggatttaggtcaggcGAGTCTCAGGGGCAGTAAATGAAATCAACTGGATCATCTTCCAGGAACTCACTGCTCTACTCTCACTACATGAGGTCGGGCACTAGGGCAGTAGGGTCTGACAATGGGTCCAAGGATTTCATCCCGATACCAAATGGCAATCATGGTGCCGTTGCCTAGCCTGTAGAGGTCTGTATGTCCCTCTATGAATATGGAttcccagaccatcactgacccagTACCAAACTGATTATACTGAACGATGTTACAGGCAGCATAACGTTCTACACGGCTTCTCCAGACTCTGTCACATATGGTCAGGGTCTGCTCTCATCTCTAAAAAGCAAAGGGCATCAGTGCTGACCtgccaattctggtattctGATGGCAAAATCCAATCAGGATCAACATCATAAAGACCAACAGAGGATGTCAGTACTCAGGCCACCTTATGAAGTCTGTTTTTGATCGTTTGGGTAGAGACACTCACACCAGCAGGCTGTAGGAGGTCATTCTGGCGatgctcatcctgttcctccttaCACAAATGGAGCAGATATCGATCCTGGTGATCGCTTATTCACCTTCTACAGCCCTGTCCAGTTCTCCTAGAGTAACTGGTTTTCTCCTGGACTCTCCTCTACACTCTTaagactgtgctgggagacacagcaaaccatcctgccatcctggaggagttggactacctgtgtAACCTCTGTAGTGTCCAGGTATCGCCTAATGCTGACAGTAGTGACACTGATTctagccaaatgcaaaactagtgaaaaaactgtcagaaaagatgaggagggACCTGTAACACCATTCTGTTTTTGGAGTTGTCTCACCGTTGCCTCTTTAGTTctcctgttgttaatttcattaacaccaaagcagctgaaacagatTAACAGCCCCTCTACTACTTAACTACAAGGATCAATATCTcagaagtttaactgacttgatgATGTACtcaaaaaaatcagaattggTTGGGTCTGGGATGTGAAACAGTCTAGGTAATTTGAAGTAAATTTTACAAAAACgtatcaattaaaaaaaattttgacAATGTAATCCAATCAGCGTGAAACAAATACAGTCAACTGAGTCTACTCGACACAGTTGACTGCCAGCTGGTTATATTCCTGTAGAAGAGGAGGGTTGCTCAGCACAAATATATTACAGGGTGTATCAGAAAGAGTCATCCAATTACAAAGCGCTTTAACCTTGCAgctatttaaatggtaaatggcctgtatttgtatagcgcttttactagtccctaaggaccccaaagcgctttgcacaaccagtcatccacccattcacacacacattcacggcaagctacattgtagccacagccaccctggggcgcactgacagaggcgaggctgccggacctctgaccaccaccagtaggcaacgggtgaagtgtcttgcccaaggacacaacgacagagactgtccaagccagggctcgaaccaaccttccgattatagggcgaactcccaactcttgagccacgatcgccccaaacTTTTACTGGTAATGACCTAAACATGTACCTTTAGAAAAAGGGGATTCAAGAGTTTTTGTGCGTGCTTGCCGGTAGGTAACAACAGgtgacaaaaacagcagctccaGTGACACCAGACACGCCTTCTTGTATGTTATTACCAGGGTGCACATGTGggccgcaggtgcgcattctctgtcaaaataaaagacgcgcaccagataagaagttgcaacgcgcgtttgcgtacataagattttctggaggaagacagacatttgtttagaactcttaaagatgtcgaagaagcaagctcctttaagcaattactttggtgttcctccacctccaaagaaatgtcagaaggaagcgcatattctcggaaaagtggtttcaggaggtgagctggcttcaaacaaatgatgaacgcacagagatgtggtgcagaatatgccgtgaaaatcccactctagcggacaaaaacagtgccttttaaatgtacgcaaacgcgcgttgcaacttcttatatggtgcgcgtcttttattttaacagcgaatgcgcacctgcggaccacttacgtgcacccctggttattaCTAACTTGATCCCAATCAACTGCAGACTGATGCCAGACTGACTCAGTCTTACAGCGTCATGGCAGGTTTTAGTGACGTGTTGGAGAATATCTAATTTTCAGCCAAAAAACAACTGTAGTGAGAAAACTTTATCTTGTTGGATAAAACAGAAAGTGACAAACCGCAATGTGTTATTGCAATACTCAACATATCACAGCATGTAAGAAAACCCAGGTGAAGTATTGGATAATATCGTATCGATAACAATAGCTCATCTTCTCCTCCTCAAATTATCAGCCATATTTTCTGTCTGTTCACGGTCCTTTACATGGCGTCTATACAGTTAATGAAAGCAGCATAATAAAATCTTCATCCATGTAGATGTCATTATGATGTTTATGGTATTAGCATACGGTCTCCCTCACAAACATCATTCCGAGCTACAGGTGACATTTCACTTTTCGCCATTTGGCATTAACCCCGAGcctaaaatatttctcctttcaaaaatgaacaaaataaacgATAAGCAGAAAAATAATGTCTCCACTGACCCGCTGTCAGAAACCATGACGCACTTTCCTGTCGAGTAGACACGGCGAGCCGCCTGGAGAGGACAGCCGAGTCTCTGAAAAAGCGACCACACACTCTGAGAGCCATCTTACTTTGATAAAACGGCTGCTGTGTTTTAGCTAATAAGACGATGTTTGTCTGCAAAGAACTGGGTCGCTTGTTTACATTCACATTGCCTACAGTGTGAAACCATGTTACTTTAACCAAAGAGAGGTATCTTCCGCTCTGGAGAGGATCTGTATGAGTGTGCTTGTGAAAGCTACACCGCCCCCTAGCGGCCGCAGGGTCAACTGCATCCCTGACCATCCTACTCACATTCATCTGAAATGTTATGGTCCTCCGAGTTTTTAAAGTCAGACAGCAAATTAATCACACCCCACTGATTAAACTGGTTTTTTCAaggcaaataaaactgaaatatttattgtttgacATGACTTGACAAGATTTACATCATAATATCCAACTACTCTCCTAATGACTCAGTAAAGACTGTACCAGTTGCGTACTCTTCACTGACTAAATCGAAAATGACAGTTCATGGTCTGAGTGACTGAAAATGATTGCATAAGAGCAGAaacaaggaaacaaacaaataaaggcTGAGGAATGAGAAGAGAGATCACTGAGTTTGGAGGAACTATGCGAGGGAGGAAATTATTCGAGTGGGCACAACTGTTCTCTAGACCTTACTTCTACATAAGTAACAAAATAATATAACTGTTGTGCGTCATTTTGCAGCAAACCCTCTTTAACTCCCAGAAGCCCCCCGAGGCCCCAGCTTAGGAACCACCTGTCTACAGCAGGAAGGACACAGACAAGCTGAAATCAGCCGACGGCAATCCCAAATCAGCTCATCACAATGCACAAACGCGTCAGCCAACATGA
This window harbors:
- the eral1 gene encoding GTPase Era, mitochondrial isoform X2; this translates as MALRVCGRFFRDSAVLSRRLAVSTRQESASWFLTAGNAARSRGGGNGFIFTPACFITSEAFLSRLMKGKAAEADGNIYRLPASVPPDSGEQLSLLLKHPDQPENSKVLKVAIIGAPNAGKSTLSNQLLGRKVFAVSKKVHTTRSRALGVLTEEYTQIILLDTPGLTTPSKVKRHQLEKSLLVDPWNTVKEADLMVVMVDVADKWMSSRLDFEVLKCLAQHPDIPAVLVLNKVDLVKAKDRLLDITAQLTCGVVNGRKMRIRPVIKPPWAEKRSERASEDEENAAPEDGSEPTSALSKEQLKTLRNQQGWPHFKDVFMLSSVDREDVDTLKSYFMVAAKPGSWQYHSEVLTDQSPEEVCTNIIREKLLEYLPQEVPYSMTQSVELWQDGEDGELDISVKLYTKKETHMRMVIGTAGQMVARIAREASEDLSRVYLREVRLKLSVKLKK
- the eral1 gene encoding GTPase Era, mitochondrial isoform X1, which produces MCTLVITYKKACLVSLELLFLSPVVTYRQARTKTLESPFSKGNAARSRGGGNGFIFTPACFITSEAFLSRLMKGKAAEADGNIYRLPASVPPDSGEQLSLLLKHPDQPENSKVLKVAIIGAPNAGKSTLSNQLLGRKVFAVSKKVHTTRSRALGVLTEEYTQIILLDTPGLTTPSKVKRHQLEKSLLVDPWNTVKEADLMVVMVDVADKWMSSRLDFEVLKCLAQHPDIPAVLVLNKVDLVKAKDRLLDITAQLTCGVVNGRKMRIRPVIKPPWAEKRSERASEDEENAAPEDGSEPTSALSKEQLKTLRNQQGWPHFKDVFMLSSVDREDVDTLKSYFMVAAKPGSWQYHSEVLTDQSPEEVCTNIIREKLLEYLPQEVPYSMTQSVELWQDGEDGELDISVKLYTKKETHMRMVIGTAGQMVARIAREASEDLSRVYLREVRLKLSVKLKK